From the genome of Cryptococcus neoformans var. neoformans B-3501A chromosome 1, whole genome shotgun sequence, one region includes:
- a CDS encoding hypothetical protein (Match to ESTs gb|CF194462.1|CF194462, gb|CF191707.1|CF191707, gb|CF190179.1|CF190179; Similar to gi|46099686|gb|EAK84919.1| hypothetical protein UM03977.1 [Ustilago maydis 521], FASTA scores: opt: 431, E(): 1e-14, (38.889% identity (79.798% similar) in 198 aa overlap (11-197:13-210))): MFARAFILLTAVASVLADLTVSSPATLIECQPALLSWSGGTAPYYLAIIPGGEASAASLKDFGEQSGTSLTWTVDIASGNSVSLKVTDSTGTINYSSPVTIQAGSSSSCVSTSTAATGSTESTDSSSSASTADAAASSSSSDSTSASSAASAAASTTSASASASTSASSDSGAKGFASVSLIATALFAVTAGAIALW; this comes from the exons ATGTTTGCTCGtgccttcatcctcctcaccgCCGTCGCTAGTGTCCTCGCCGACTTGACCGTGTCCTCCCCCGCCACTCTCATCGAATGCCAGCCGGCCCTTCTCTCTTGGTCCGGTGGTACCG CTCCTTATTACCTTGCCATTATCCCCGGTGGTGAGGCCTCTGCCGCCTCCTTGAAGGATTTCGGAGAGCAGTCTGGCACCTCTCTTACTTGGACTGTTGACATTGCCTCTGGCAATTCTGTGTCTCTTAAGGTTACAGACAGCACTGGTACCATCAACTACAGTAGCCCAGTCACCATCC AGGCTGGCTCTAGCAGCTCTTGTGTTTCTACTTCTACTGCCGCCACAGGTTCCACTGAGTCCACGGA ctcctcttcttctgccagCACCGCCGATGCCGCCGcgtcgtcctcctcttccgacTCTACTTCCGCTTCCAGCGCCGcctctgctgccgcttccacgacttctgcttctgctaGCGCTTCTACCAGCGCCTCTTCTGACTCTGGCGCCAAGGGTTTCGCCTCCGTCTCCCTCATTGCCACTGCTCTCTTTGCTGTGACCGCCGGTGCCATTGCTCTCTGGTAA
- a CDS encoding hypothetical protein (Similar to gi|20873602|ref|XP_127679.1| RIKEN cDNA 0610039A20 [Mus musculus], FASTA scores: opt: 348, E(): 1.4e-16, (38.312% identity (70.779% similar) in 154 aa overlap (30-171:61-214)); HMMPfam hit to DSPc, Dual specificity phosphatase, catalytic domain, score: 36.9, E(): 5.8e-08), with amino-acid sequence MPNGLPEHNGAPPPPMNNSSIINGNSEWKLCIRDQKEARLIFPRFPEEFKYMTLDISDHPDQNLITIFPTCRDFVEEALSTGGTVLAHCNGGIALSPAIVVGYLMWKFNWTAEHALAHVQNKRYCVSTMSFQNQFKEYEPIYMAQKMVETAAKRETTTSKRQVEEEDEEGDGYRRKQRYVQGEASDMMLD; translated from the exons ATGCCCAATGGTCTTCCAGAGCATAATGGCGCCCCACCTCCGCCGATGAACAACTCATCTATCATCAATGGGAATAGCGAATGGAA GCTTTGTATTCGAGACCAGAAGGAAGCCAGATTAATATTTCCAAGATTTCCGGAAGAGTTTAAATACATGACACTCGACATCAGTGACCATCCT GATCAAAATTTGATCACCATTTTCCCTACCTGCAGAGATTTTGTGGAGGAGGCACTTTCCACGGGTGGGACTGTTCTCGCACATTGTAACG GGGGAATTGCTCTCTCGCCTGCTATTGTTGTCGGATATCTCATGTGGAAATTCAATTGGACGGCCGAGCATGCTCTTGCACATGTCCAGAATAAACGGTATTGTGTCAGCACAATGAGT TTCCAGAACCAGTTCAAAGAGTACGAACCTATCTACATGGCACAAAAAATGGTGGAGACTGCAGCGAAAAGAGAGACTACAACAAGTAAACGAcaggtggaagaaga agacgaggaaggggatggtTATCGGAGAAAGCAACGCTATGTGCAGGGAGAAGCTTCAGATATGATGTTGGATTGA
- a CDS encoding hypothetical protein (Similar to gi|46096376|gb|EAK81609.1| hypothetical protein UM00973.1 [Ustilago maydis 521], FASTA scores: opt: 567, E(): 5.2e-31, (37.352% identity (57.920% similar) in 423 aa overlap (6-385:21-394)); HMMPfam hit to S1-P1_nuclease, S1/P1 Nuclease, score: 66.6, E(): 6.5e-17): MKLLPLAVVVASALPSALSWGAAGHEMVATIAQIHLFPSTRAKLCSILPEEANCHLAPVAAWADIVRNRYRGTAPMHYINARNDHPQDHCEFGQHGWQNEDVNVITAIQNFTRLIMDGKGGKDVDIPLRFLVHFIGDSHQPLHLAGRDKGGNGAKFLFEGRERNLHSVWDSGIITKNIRELSNYTSPLPSKHIERCLPGAIFDPYVRWIVWEGIRLWWRDEVDSWISCPATGDPYPHSSQNSIPPSASTIIKDHFRSAASFALSLLPGRLSELAELSFALPVIETANFEDQTLALTPKILAVKEVNMTFPSCPYHWISPIHQLNCDIVWPSKYTGQPNEPLIELDTDEYLGEIGRQKILEKMIAMAGLRLAKVLNEALAEEGDSVHGVYFGYS; encoded by the exons ATGAAGCTTCTGCCATTGGCCGTGGTAGTTGCCTCCGCCCTTCCTTCAGCCCTATCCTGGGGCGCAGCTG GCCATGAGATGGTTGCAACCATAGCACAAATACATCTTTTCCCATCGACAAGGGCAAAGTTATGCAGTATTCTTCCCGAGGAAGCCAACTGTCACCTAGCACCGGTAGCTGCTTGGGCCGACATTGTGCGGAACAGGTATCGTGGAACAGCTCCTATGCATTATATCAATG CAAGAAACGATCATCCCCAGGACCACTGCGAATTTGGTCAGCATGGATGGCAGAACGAAGATGTCAATGTGATTACAGCTATCCAAAATTTCACTAGGCTCATAATGGACGGGAAGGGCGGAAAAGACGTGGATATTCCATTGCGATTTTTGGTTCATTTCATTGGAGACTCTCACCAACCGTTACATCTCGCAGGAAGGGATAAGGGCGGAAACGGAG CCAAGTTCTTatttgaaggaagagaaaggaa CTTGCATTCTGTGTGGGATTCAGGAATCATCACCAAGAACATCCGCGAATTGTCAAACTACACCTCTCCCTTACCATC AAAACATATTGAAAGGTGTCTCCCAGGGGCAATCTTCGACCCATACGTTCGCTGGATCGTATGGGAGGGAATCCGCCTTTGGTGGCGCGATGAAGTCGATTCATGGATTTCCTGTCCGGCCACAGGCGATCCCTATCCTCATTCCTCTCAGAACTCTATTCCGCCTTCTGCGTCAACTATCATCAAAGATCATTTCCGCTCAGCTGCATCATTTGCtctatcccttcttcccggTCGACTTTCGGAGCTGGCCGAGCTTTCTTTTGCGCTTCCTGTGATTGAAACAGCAAATTTCGAAGATCAGACTTTAGCCCTCACTCCAAAGATTCTTGCAGTCAAGGAAGTTAATATgacttttccttcttgccccTATCACTGGATCAGTCCCATTCATCAACTCAACTGTGACATCGTTTGGCCCAGTAAATACACCGGCCAGCCAAACGAACCATTGATAGAACTCGACACTGATGAGTATCTGGGAGAAATTGGAAGGCAAAAGATTTTGGAGAAAATGATAGCTATGGCGGGTCTGAGGCTAGCGAAGGTATTAAACGAGGCTTtggcggaggagggagataGTGTTCATGGTGTATACTTCGGATATTCGTGA
- a CDS encoding hypothetical protein (Similar to gi|3790386|dbj|BAA33979.1| IPP isomerase [Xanthophyllomyces dendrorhous], FASTA scores: opt: 1077, E(): 2.7e-69, (69.604% identity (85.463% similar) in 227 aa overlap (13-237:9-233)); HMMPfam hit to NUDIX, NUDIX domain, score: 67.5, E(): 3.5e-17): MSTTAVETVTTSPATLTTAVNDINLDSYDEEQVRLMEERCILVTPEDKVYGEGSKKVCHLMSNINTGLLHRAFSVFLFRPADGRLLLQKRADEKITFPSMWTNTCCSHPLSIKAELVEEHQAGVKAAAIRKLPQELGIPESQLKPEDFHFLTRIHYLAPSSGVWGEHEIDYILFSTLNVDLDLNPNEVSDAKYVSKSELEAMFTDPSNSFTPWFKLIARDLLFPWWDEMLAKSRSAGWDEESGVGEVRADVLANGPKINELIRMI, encoded by the exons ATGTCGACAACTGCTGTAGAAACCGTCACCACCTCTCCCGCGACTCTCACCACTGCCGTCAATGATATTAATCTCGATTCgtatgatgaagagcaagTAAGACTTATGGAGGAGAGGTGCATTCTTGTCACTCCCGAGGACAAGGTTTATGGCGAAGGAAGTAAAAAAGTCT GTCACCTCATGTCTAACATCAACACtggtcttcttcatcgtgCTTTTTCCGTTTTCCTTTTCCGCCCCGCCGATGGccgtctcctccttcaaaaACGTGCCGACGAAAAGATAACTTTCCCCAGCATGTGGACCAATACTTGCTGTTCTCATCCGTTGAGTATCAAAGCTGAACTTGTGGAAGAGCACCAGGCAG GCGTGAAAGCCGCCGCCATTAGAAAACTTCCTCAAGAGCTGGGAATACCAGAGAGTCAACTTAAGCCTGAGgacttccatttcctcaCTCGGATACACTATCTGGCGCCTAGTAGTGGCGTCTGGGGAGAGCACGAGA TCGACTACATTCTGTTCTCTACCCTCAACGTGGACCTTGACCTCAACCCCAACGAGGTCAGTGATGCCAAATATGTTTCAAAATCTGAACTTGAGGCCATGTTCACCGATCCTT CCAATTCATTCACCCCGTGGTTCAAGCTTATTGCTCGAgaccttcttttcccttggTGGGATGAGATGCTTGCCAAGTCTAGATCGGCCGGGTGGGACGAGGAGAGCGGAGTTGGAGAGGTTCGAGCGGACGTACTGGCTAACGGACCGAAAATAAATGAGCTCATTCGGATGATCTGA